The window TCGAATGCTTTTCTGCCGCACATGACTTCAAATAAAACAACGCCCAACGCGTAGATATCCGACTTGTGTGTCACACCTCCGGTCTTTTCAATTTCCGGGTCCATATACCCTTTTGTCCCAATAGCTTCACAGCGAAAAACATGGTTTTTTCGATCTTTTGGATGTTTGATGGAAAATTCAAATCCAGATAACTTGGGTATCCAGTTATCATCTAATAAAACCGTGGAGCTGTTGATGTTACGATGTATGACATAGTAATTACTTTGTCCGATGTTCTCTTGGAGGTCTTGTATTGCATCAGCAATTGCACGAGATATCTCGATTCGTTTAAGCCAATCGAGGTTGGTAGTGTCGGTTAGGTGCATGGAGAGGCTTCCCTTGGGATAATACTCGGTTATGATGATCTTCTCGTTTCTCTCGTCACAATACCCGATTAAGCGGACTAAATTTATATGCTTGAGACTAGAAAGCACAGAAATCTCTGTCCAGAACTCAACGTCTCCCTGCCCATACCTACGATCTAACCTCCGGGCAGAGATATTTATCAACGTGCCAGACCGCATAATTTTCCCCTTGTAAACGTTTCCGAATCCACCTTTACCGATGATACTTTCCTCACTAAAGTTATCGGTGGCCTTCACTATTTCTTCTAATGGGATTTTCAAATGAGCGAACTCGCTAACTGTGTTAGAGGCCATATTTTTCTACATATACTcgtaattgttattattattttttccgCCGATCGAGTAATTCAGAGGCgaaattgaaatattttagaagcAGATCGAACAATAATTAATGGGTCAAGTAACAAATGAATGTGAAAGAATAAATGTAAATGTGTGACATATAACGTGCAAAAACCTCCATCTCCTTGCATGTTTataagtttgacttttttttttttttttttttttcattctttatgTGTCTCTACAGATGAGCAGAAGGCCAAAAAGAGCTGGAATGTTACAATAAAATAAGATTTAAACAATTATAACCCTTTTCAATATCTCAACGACCACTACTAACATACTGTATATAAGTACAGCTGTGAGATCATtttccatacatatatatactggtTCAATGTAAAATGTCTCGAATAATATacagattttattttatatctaataataataataataataataataataataataataattgcattttgactttGTTTTACTACTCGTAATATTTAGATGGAGCAGTAGAGACTACGATAGGAATCCAGATCTCAAGGCTCCTTTTGCCATTTTGAGTGAGAATCATGCCCGTTTCGGGAGCTAGACGACTTCCAAAAGAAATGTTATTTGACTTGTAAATATAGATCGAGTTCGTTCTTGAATTTATTGGACCAACTAGAGCATAGTTTCATGTTAAGAACAATGGGGAGACTGATGAGAACTCAACTATGAAATTTTTATTATCTAAAAGTTTGATTACTTAACTTAATGTGAAATTTAATGTGAAACCGactatgattatatatttaaggGCGGATAGTCGGTTAGAGGTGGTGcaacaaatttgattttgtttatgtGACTATGCCAGG is drawn from Erigeron canadensis isolate Cc75 chromosome 9, C_canadensis_v1, whole genome shotgun sequence and contains these coding sequences:
- the LOC122583712 gene encoding serine/threonine-protein kinase CDG1-like; translated protein: MASNTVSEFAHLKIPLEEIVKATDNFSEESIIGKGGFGNVYKGKIMRSGTLINISARRLDRRYGQGDVEFWTEISVLSSLKHINLVRLIGYCDERNEKIIITEYYPKGSLSMHLTDTTNLDWLKRIEISRAIADAIQDLQENIGQSNYYVIHRNINSSTVLLDDNWIPKLSGFEFSIKHPKDRKNHVFRCEAIGTKGYMDPEIEKTGGVTHKSDIYALGVVLFEVMCGRKAFDPKDKDMFLAPLVKFHYENDTLKDIINPDLWDQMEPERESFVRFSKAAYHCLQEERAQRSDAKLVMKQIKIAYDYADPFEPEILH